A stretch of Exiguobacterium sp. BMC-KP DNA encodes these proteins:
- the folD gene encoding bifunctional methylenetetrahydrofolate dehydrogenase/methenyltetrahydrofolate cyclohydrolase FolD, whose product MAVVIDGKQVAHSYRMKLKEEVARLKEQRIQPQLTVILIGEDPASQSYVRGKEKAAKEIGMDSELIRLPAETTESELLHLIERLNVDASVHGILVQLPLPNHIDESKVIFAISPEKDVDGFHPVSVGKMMIGEPTFLPCTPNGILHLVKEMNVPIAGQHVVVVGRSQIVGKPVGMLFLNESATVSYCHSKTKDLGAMTRQADILIVAVGVPKLITADMVKPGAVVIDVGVNRVDGKLVGDVEFDTIQDVASMITPVPGGVGPMTITMLLHNTIEAAR is encoded by the coding sequence CGTCTGAAAGAACAGCGGATTCAACCGCAATTGACTGTCATCCTGATTGGCGAAGATCCTGCTAGTCAATCTTATGTACGTGGTAAAGAAAAGGCGGCGAAGGAAATCGGCATGGATTCGGAGTTGATCCGGCTTCCGGCAGAAACAACGGAATCAGAGCTCCTTCACTTGATCGAACGTCTGAACGTTGATGCGAGTGTCCACGGGATTCTCGTTCAATTGCCGTTACCTAACCATATTGATGAAAGCAAAGTCATTTTTGCGATTTCTCCTGAAAAAGACGTCGATGGTTTCCATCCTGTCTCTGTTGGGAAAATGATGATTGGTGAACCGACGTTTTTACCATGTACACCAAACGGTATTCTCCATCTCGTCAAAGAGATGAACGTACCGATTGCAGGTCAACATGTCGTCGTTGTCGGACGTAGCCAAATCGTCGGTAAACCCGTCGGTATGTTGTTCTTGAATGAATCGGCTACCGTTTCCTATTGTCATTCAAAAACTAAAGACCTCGGTGCGATGACGCGCCAAGCGGATATCTTAATCGTGGCAGTCGGCGTACCAAAGCTGATTACTGCGGATATGGTGAAACCGGGCGCTGTCGTCATTGATGTTGGTGTAAACCGCGTCGATGGAAAACTCGTTGGTGATGTTGAATTTGATACGATTCAAGATGTTGCATCGATGATTACACCTGTTCCGGGTGGTGTTGGTCCGATGACGATTACGATGCTACTGCACAACACGATTGAGGCTGCGCGATGA
- the xseA gene encoding exodeoxyribonuclease VII large subunit, whose product MSEPLHVSDLVQYVKRELEGDALLQQVQVVGEVSNFKRHSSGHLYFTLKDEQSRMKAVMFARDASRVKADVRDGMRVVVTARLSVYVSSGEMQLYVERMTEDGVGALYEAFSRLKVDLEERGWFDPEIKKPLPAFPERIGIITSPKGAALHDIATTLRRRYPQAAIVFAPVLVQGADAAPQISRAIQLMNEHAACDVLIIGRGGGSIEELWAFNEMSVVTAVFESRIPIVSAVGHETDFTISDFVADVRAATPTAAAELVTPEADALVRRVQDVQRRLERTYAQLLKSKQEQVTRLATSYGLKSPRVLLGLKQEQLDRAEMSLQKEIQHVVAQNQQQVERLHTRLMRVPVRDRFVQQKATIEQSRRRLEIVRRILQSKQQQVRHVLARLDSVSPTHVLMRGYTYVEQDGQIVRSAKALTASSFDIRFHDGTIRAKREDGE is encoded by the coding sequence ATGAGCGAACCTCTTCACGTTTCCGATTTAGTCCAATATGTCAAACGTGAACTAGAAGGCGACGCCCTTCTGCAACAAGTCCAGGTGGTGGGAGAAGTGTCGAACTTTAAACGACACTCTTCTGGTCACCTTTATTTTACGTTGAAGGATGAACAGTCGCGGATGAAAGCCGTCATGTTCGCCCGTGATGCGAGTCGCGTCAAGGCAGACGTTCGCGATGGCATGCGTGTCGTCGTCACGGCGCGCTTATCCGTATACGTATCATCTGGTGAGATGCAGCTCTATGTCGAACGGATGACGGAAGATGGGGTGGGGGCGCTATATGAGGCATTCTCACGCTTAAAAGTGGATCTCGAAGAGCGTGGGTGGTTTGATCCAGAAATCAAAAAACCGTTACCTGCTTTTCCGGAGCGCATCGGAATCATCACGTCTCCAAAAGGAGCAGCGCTTCATGATATCGCAACGACACTCCGTCGCCGTTATCCGCAAGCAGCCATCGTGTTCGCCCCGGTTCTTGTACAGGGAGCGGACGCGGCACCGCAAATCAGTCGTGCTATTCAGTTGATGAATGAGCATGCTGCCTGTGACGTCTTAATCATCGGTCGTGGTGGCGGTTCAATCGAAGAATTGTGGGCATTTAATGAAATGTCTGTTGTGACAGCTGTATTCGAATCACGCATTCCGATCGTCTCGGCCGTCGGTCACGAAACCGATTTTACGATCAGTGATTTCGTTGCGGACGTTCGCGCCGCTACACCAACGGCAGCGGCAGAACTCGTCACACCTGAAGCAGATGCACTCGTCCGTCGTGTCCAGGATGTACAACGACGTTTAGAACGGACGTATGCACAACTTCTCAAGAGTAAACAGGAGCAAGTGACGCGTCTTGCTACGAGTTACGGACTGAAATCACCACGTGTCCTACTTGGATTGAAGCAAGAGCAATTGGACCGAGCAGAGATGTCGCTCCAAAAAGAGATCCAGCATGTAGTAGCGCAAAACCAGCAACAGGTGGAGCGTCTTCACACACGTTTAATGAGGGTACCGGTACGTGATCGATTCGTGCAACAAAAGGCGACGATTGAACAATCGCGTCGTCGACTCGAAATTGTTCGTCGGATCTTACAATCGAAACAACAACAGGTGCGTCATGTGCTCGCGCGACTCGACTCCGTCAGTCCGACGCATGTCCTGATGCGCGGCTATACGTATGTCGAACAGGATGGACAAATTGTCCGTTCCGCGAAGGCATTGACAGCGTCTTCGTTCGATATCCGCTTCCATGATGGAACGATTCGTGCTAAACGAGAGGATGGGGAATAA
- the xseB gene encoding exodeoxyribonuclease VII small subunit, with amino-acid sequence METEQSFEEALERLEEIVTLLEEGEAPLEQAMALYEEGVKLTALCQGKLSVAEKKLDQILEQDGTLREKGGAQ; translated from the coding sequence ATGGAGACCGAACAATCTTTTGAAGAAGCACTAGAACGACTAGAAGAAATCGTCACGTTACTAGAAGAGGGCGAAGCGCCTCTTGAACAAGCGATGGCTCTTTATGAAGAGGGCGTTAAGTTGACAGCTCTCTGCCAAGGAAAGTTATCCGTTGCTGAAAAAAAACTCGATCAAATCCTGGAGCAAGATGGTACGCTACGGGAAAAAGGAGGAGCGCAATGA
- a CDS encoding polyprenyl synthetase family protein, with product MIALNEWKTQVENKMEEFMERLDAPERLRDSMRYSLDAGGKRIRPALIYAVLDAFSIDRSKGDATAAALEMIHTYSLIHDDLPAMDDDDLRRGRPTNHIAFDEATAILAGDALLTNAFSCLLETPASPEVKLALVERLAAAAGATGMVGGQLDDMLGERGGINDVAELESIHRRKTGALLVFAVEAGGLLATVSSTDLEHLQQYGRHLGIAFQIQDDILDVTGDAEKIGKPVGSDEGNEKATYPKLLGLEGAKRALTAQVEAAEQAIDALSVEATTLKELLDFVVKRDH from the coding sequence ATGATTGCCTTGAATGAGTGGAAGACACAAGTCGAAAACAAGATGGAAGAATTCATGGAGCGACTCGATGCACCGGAGCGTTTACGCGACTCGATGCGGTATTCACTCGATGCGGGTGGGAAACGAATTCGTCCAGCCTTGATTTATGCGGTACTCGATGCCTTTTCAATCGATCGTTCAAAAGGTGATGCGACTGCTGCGGCGCTCGAGATGATTCATACATATTCGCTGATTCACGATGATCTTCCAGCAATGGACGACGACGATCTCCGTCGTGGACGTCCAACGAATCATATCGCTTTTGATGAAGCGACAGCGATTTTAGCAGGAGACGCCTTGCTCACGAACGCTTTTAGCTGTCTTCTTGAGACACCGGCTTCGCCAGAAGTGAAGCTTGCCCTTGTCGAACGGTTGGCAGCGGCAGCGGGTGCTACGGGTATGGTTGGTGGTCAACTCGACGATATGCTCGGAGAGCGTGGCGGTATTAACGATGTAGCAGAGCTTGAATCGATTCATCGCCGGAAAACGGGAGCACTTCTCGTCTTTGCTGTTGAAGCGGGTGGCTTGCTTGCAACAGTCAGTTCGACGGATCTTGAGCACTTACAACAATACGGTCGTCATCTCGGAATCGCCTTCCAAATCCAAGACGACATCTTGGATGTAACAGGAGATGCCGAAAAAATCGGGAAGCCGGTTGGGAGTGACGAAGGCAACGAAAAAGCAACGTATCCGAAATTACTTGGTCTTGAAGGGGCGAAACGTGCGCTGACAGCCCAAGTGGAAGCAGCGGAACAAGCGATTGATGCATTATCGGTCGAAGCGACGACACTTAAGGAACTGCTCGACTTCGTGGTCAAGCGCGACCATTAA
- the dxs gene encoding 1-deoxy-D-xylulose-5-phosphate synthase, which produces MKLTEIQDPSFLKRMSVSELEVLAGDIRRFLIEELATTGGHLAPNLGVVELTLALHREFNSPNDKFVWDVGHQAYVHKILTGRASQFDTLRKHKGLCGFPKRNESVHDVWETGHSSTSLSAAMGIAVSNELSGKDDRAVAIIGDGALTGGMALEALNHIGAEQQNVIVILNDNEMSIAPNVGAMHQMLGRIRSSRKVRYAQDELETLIKKIPVIGGRLEKGSEKLKEAVKGALVPGMFFEELGFNYYGPVDGHDLNDLIEQLNYVKKEEGPVLLHVITKKGKGYRPAEFDGVGTWHGLGPYKMESGEVIKGKSKAPSYSFTVADTLTKIARDDEKLTLITPAMSVGSKLDCFEKEFPERMFDVGIAEQHAVTFAAGQATQGMKPVVSIYSTFFQRAYDQLVHDVARQNLDVTFTIDRSGLVGADGETHQGVFDIAFMRHVPNIRIVMAKDENELQHLLYSAVKYEGPIAVRFPRGEGIGVPMDETLHEISLDTWEVEREGTDVAILAFGPQVQDALKIANLLADELSVRVINARTIKPLDEKMLNALYAEGIPLVTLEEAVLKGGFGSAVLEHANEQEAFPRVKRFGIPDWYIEHGGVNELLEEIGLLPGQIAEEVRAFVNQGKKQSV; this is translated from the coding sequence ATGAAATTGACAGAAATACAGGATCCGTCATTTTTAAAGCGTATGTCGGTCTCCGAACTCGAAGTCCTCGCTGGCGACATTCGACGCTTTTTGATTGAAGAATTAGCTACGACAGGTGGCCACTTAGCACCGAACCTTGGTGTCGTCGAGTTGACGCTTGCGTTGCATCGTGAATTCAACAGTCCGAATGACAAGTTCGTCTGGGATGTCGGACACCAAGCATATGTGCACAAGATTCTCACAGGACGTGCGAGCCAGTTTGATACGCTTCGCAAGCATAAGGGACTCTGTGGATTCCCAAAACGTAATGAGAGTGTGCACGACGTTTGGGAGACAGGACACAGCTCGACGTCTCTGTCAGCAGCAATGGGGATTGCTGTCTCGAATGAACTGAGCGGTAAGGATGATCGTGCAGTCGCAATCATCGGTGACGGTGCTTTGACAGGTGGTATGGCACTTGAAGCATTGAATCACATCGGAGCAGAACAACAAAATGTCATCGTCATCTTGAACGATAACGAGATGTCGATTGCACCAAACGTTGGGGCGATGCATCAAATGCTCGGACGGATTCGTTCATCACGCAAAGTGCGTTATGCACAAGATGAGCTCGAAACGTTAATTAAAAAAATTCCGGTCATTGGCGGACGCCTTGAAAAAGGAAGCGAGAAATTGAAGGAAGCCGTCAAAGGAGCACTTGTGCCTGGTATGTTCTTCGAAGAGCTCGGCTTCAACTATTATGGTCCGGTCGATGGACACGATCTTAATGATTTGATCGAACAACTCAACTACGTAAAAAAAGAAGAAGGACCTGTCCTGCTTCACGTCATCACGAAAAAAGGGAAGGGCTATCGCCCGGCAGAGTTCGACGGAGTCGGCACGTGGCATGGTCTTGGACCATACAAGATGGAGTCTGGCGAAGTTATCAAAGGGAAATCAAAAGCACCAAGTTATTCCTTTACGGTAGCGGATACCTTAACGAAGATAGCACGCGATGATGAAAAGCTGACATTGATCACGCCAGCGATGAGTGTCGGTTCTAAACTCGATTGTTTTGAAAAAGAATTCCCAGAGCGGATGTTTGATGTTGGGATCGCGGAACAACACGCTGTCACGTTCGCTGCAGGTCAAGCGACGCAAGGCATGAAACCGGTTGTGTCGATCTACTCGACATTCTTCCAGCGCGCATACGATCAACTCGTCCATGATGTCGCGCGTCAAAATCTCGACGTGACGTTTACGATTGACCGATCAGGACTCGTCGGAGCAGATGGAGAGACACACCAAGGGGTCTTCGATATTGCCTTCATGCGCCATGTGCCGAATATTCGAATCGTCATGGCAAAAGATGAGAATGAACTGCAGCACTTACTCTATTCTGCTGTTAAATACGAAGGACCAATCGCCGTTCGTTTCCCGCGTGGCGAAGGAATTGGTGTACCAATGGATGAGACATTGCACGAAATTTCACTTGATACATGGGAAGTCGAACGCGAAGGAACGGATGTCGCGATTCTTGCGTTCGGACCACAAGTGCAGGATGCACTTAAGATTGCAAATCTCCTAGCGGACGAACTTTCGGTTCGTGTCATCAATGCTCGGACGATCAAACCGCTTGATGAGAAAATGCTGAATGCACTTTATGCAGAAGGCATCCCACTTGTGACGCTCGAAGAAGCTGTCCTAAAAGGTGGATTTGGATCAGCTGTTCTTGAGCATGCGAACGAGCAGGAAGCATTCCCACGTGTCAAGCGTTTCGGTATTCCGGATTGGTATATCGAGCATGGCGGTGTCAATGAGTTACTTGAAGAAATCGGATTATTACCTGGACAAATCGCAGAAGAAGTACGCGCTTTCGTCAATCAAGGAAAGAAACAGAGTGTGTGA
- a CDS encoding TlyA family RNA methyltransferase yields the protein MENVKKIRLDVLLVERGLFETREKAKRSIMAGLVFSGTERLEKAGEKVKSDIDLHVKGQLMPYVGRGGFKMEKALQVFDFDVTGKTGLDIGSSTGGFTDCSLQNGAAHMYALDVGSNQLDWKLRSDDRVTVMEKTNFRHATPDMFSVSPQFATIDVSFISLRLMLPPLKTILVEGGDVMALVKPQFEAGRDDIGKKGIVRDERIHIRVLDEMIEFFIQQGFYVKQLDYSPITGGEGNIEFLLHARLGQPGLDASVNAVETVKRAHASL from the coding sequence ATGGAAAATGTAAAAAAAATCCGCCTCGACGTTCTTCTCGTCGAGCGCGGTTTGTTTGAAACGCGTGAAAAAGCGAAGCGGTCGATCATGGCTGGACTCGTCTTTAGCGGGACGGAACGACTGGAGAAGGCCGGTGAAAAGGTCAAATCGGATATTGATCTGCATGTCAAAGGTCAATTGATGCCGTATGTTGGTCGTGGCGGCTTTAAGATGGAAAAGGCACTTCAAGTATTCGATTTTGATGTCACGGGCAAAACGGGTCTTGATATCGGATCTTCAACGGGTGGTTTTACGGACTGTTCCTTACAAAATGGAGCAGCGCATATGTACGCCCTCGATGTCGGTTCGAATCAGCTGGACTGGAAACTTCGTTCAGATGATCGCGTGACGGTAATGGAAAAAACGAATTTCCGGCATGCCACACCAGACATGTTCTCTGTCTCGCCACAGTTCGCGACGATTGATGTCTCATTCATCTCGTTACGGTTGATGCTTCCTCCACTGAAAACGATTCTCGTCGAAGGAGGAGATGTCATGGCGCTCGTTAAACCGCAATTCGAAGCAGGGCGCGATGATATTGGTAAAAAAGGGATCGTGCGGGACGAACGGATTCATATCCGAGTGCTCGATGAGATGATCGAATTCTTCATTCAACAAGGATTCTACGTCAAGCAACTCGATTACTCACCGATTACTGGTGGAGAGGGTAATATCGAGTTCTTGTTACATGCCCGTCTTGGTCAACCAGGACTCGATGCATCCGTTAATGCGGTAGAGACGGTCAAGCGAGCACACGCTAGTCTTTAA
- the ahrC gene encoding transcriptional regulator AhrC/ArgR: MTKGQRLIKIREIITQSEVETQDELVEELRNAGYKVTQATVSRDIKELHLVKVPLNDGRYKYSLPADQRFNPLGKLRRLLGDSFISIDSAQNLIVMHVLPGNANAVAVLLDHLSWNELLGTVCGDDTILLIARSEEQAKEVTERILEML, encoded by the coding sequence ATGACAAAGGGGCAACGATTGATTAAGATTCGGGAAATCATCACCCAATCGGAAGTAGAAACCCAGGATGAATTGGTAGAGGAATTACGAAATGCAGGATATAAGGTGACACAGGCAACGGTATCACGAGATATCAAGGAACTCCATCTCGTCAAAGTCCCGTTGAATGATGGACGTTATAAATATAGCTTACCTGCCGATCAACGCTTCAACCCACTCGGGAAATTGCGGCGTCTGCTCGGGGATAGCTTCATCTCGATTGATTCTGCTCAAAATCTGATTGTCATGCATGTCCTACCTGGAAATGCGAATGCAGTCGCTGTCTTATTGGATCATTTGAGCTGGAACGAACTGCTTGGAACGGTGTGTGGGGATGATACGATCCTGTTGATCGCACGGAGTGAGGAGCAGGC